In Candidatus Eremiobacterota bacterium, one genomic interval encodes:
- a CDS encoding right-handed parallel beta-helix repeat-containing protein, with translation MQHRKRKPFSLILIIPALTMTFIAFLNLLAGCGGAGTTESFYQGGWNGGSSATDGTGPQVESASNLNNPGQPLALGDWLQINGTNFGSTQGSSYVAFTNGSGLNTQADIYALWTDTQVVCRVPLTLTGKKSLQCLNQNKSGPAWAQAWKSGGSSWLGACAVSAVAIQPSSPHLCTKDDERVANLGGPMLLPMLVVGGVAAAIVNATVNSNQHNADPQPTPPIPSPSPSPTPSPTLSVSPSPSPSPTPTVSPTPSVSPSPASSPGGGGGGGGTTWAPTIGSYQYTGKETALKKRGTGRPRDTHTVTSAVDSADTGSGSLREAITNAADGDTINFTDGLGTITLTLGELAITGKSITIDGSSSSTPITVDASATTSRVFNIGANATVTIKSLIMKGGNVKNDVTNPNGGTIYADTSSKLTLTGCTVDGSTAIQGGGIYAADGASLKMERCTVSNCVAAAALNGGGGGIYGAGTATMELTDCTVKNNTAKIMVDVTSGRGGGIFVEGPATAKLTNCTINSNTSENTTLGSGGGGGLYLSSVLAPAVAGSLSLVNCTIALNTASTDGGGIFSSSIAPAATITNSTISDNTSAGAGGGFACRAADGAHLLNTVVINNHDGSGAEDISNGGADINVYYCWYSKTSGEIATKTMAPNVTSAYDALKGLVALSLNSPGTTETMAVMAGCPAINTGTYVYFNAAYGYYFKGNDGIYYTLVPFGTHIPGDPSADRITTDQRGEKRQQ, from the coding sequence ATGCAGCACAGGAAGAGGAAACCATTCAGTCTCATACTCATAATCCCCGCACTCACCATGACTTTTATTGCATTCCTCAATTTATTGGCAGGGTGCGGAGGGGCAGGCACGACAGAGTCCTTCTACCAGGGCGGCTGGAATGGCGGATCGTCGGCAACAGACGGAACGGGCCCCCAGGTGGAGTCGGCGTCAAACCTGAACAACCCTGGCCAGCCTCTCGCATTAGGAGACTGGCTTCAGATCAACGGCACGAACTTCGGAAGCACCCAGGGCTCGAGTTACGTGGCCTTCACCAACGGGTCCGGGCTCAACACTCAAGCCGATATATATGCCCTGTGGACCGATACGCAGGTAGTCTGCAGGGTGCCCCTCACGCTCACGGGCAAAAAATCTCTCCAATGCCTGAACCAGAATAAGAGTGGCCCAGCCTGGGCACAGGCATGGAAAAGCGGAGGGAGCAGCTGGCTCGGCGCCTGTGCGGTCTCTGCAGTCGCCATTCAGCCTTCTTCCCCTCACCTCTGCACCAAGGACGACGAACGTGTGGCAAACCTCGGGGGGCCGATGCTGCTGCCGATGCTCGTAGTGGGCGGCGTGGCCGCGGCCATTGTCAATGCAACGGTAAACTCCAATCAGCACAATGCGGATCCCCAGCCCACCCCTCCTATTCCTTCACCTTCACCGTCTCCTACTCCGTCCCCTACGCTTTCAGTCTCTCCGTCTCCTTCGCCGAGCCCGACACCTACAGTGTCGCCTACTCCCTCAGTGTCACCCTCACCGGCCTCCTCACCTGGCGGTGGCGGTGGCGGCGGCGGCACCACCTGGGCCCCCACCATCGGCTCGTACCAATATACCGGCAAGGAAACAGCCCTGAAAAAGAGAGGCACGGGAAGGCCCAGGGATACTCACACTGTCACCAGCGCTGTCGATAGTGCCGATACAGGCTCCGGGTCTCTGCGGGAAGCAATTACAAACGCTGCCGATGGAGATACCATAAACTTTACGGATGGGCTGGGAACGATCACGCTTACTTTGGGGGAACTTGCTATCACTGGTAAATCAATCACCATCGACGGTTCAAGCTCCTCAACGCCCATTACCGTCGATGCCTCTGCAACCACATCACGGGTATTCAATATTGGCGCCAATGCTACGGTTACCATCAAAAGCCTGATCATGAAAGGCGGAAACGTAAAGAATGACGTCACCAACCCAAATGGGGGAACTATATATGCCGACACCTCGTCAAAGCTCACCTTGACCGGCTGCACCGTCGATGGCTCAACGGCCATTCAAGGCGGCGGGATTTATGCGGCAGATGGCGCTTCCCTGAAGATGGAGCGATGCACCGTCAGCAACTGCGTTGCAGCAGCGGCCCTTAATGGAGGAGGAGGCGGGATCTATGGGGCAGGCACCGCCACCATGGAGCTCACTGACTGCACTGTAAAGAATAACACAGCAAAAATTATGGTGGATGTGACAAGCGGGAGAGGCGGGGGAATTTTCGTGGAAGGACCTGCCACCGCAAAGCTCACTAACTGCACCATCAACAGCAATACCTCGGAAAATACCACCCTGGGAAGCGGGGGCGGAGGAGGACTCTATCTCTCAAGCGTGCTGGCTCCGGCAGTGGCGGGATCACTGTCACTGGTGAACTGCACCATCGCCTTGAACACTGCATCTACCGACGGGGGCGGGATATTCTCATCCTCAATCGCTCCTGCCGCCACGATCACCAACTCCACCATCAGTGATAACACCTCTGCGGGAGCGGGCGGCGGGTTCGCATGCCGTGCCGCCGATGGCGCACACCTGCTGAATACCGTGGTGATTAACAATCATGACGGCTCGGGAGCGGAAGATATCTCCAACGGCGGGGCTGATATCAATGTCTATTACTGCTGGTACAGCAAAACATCAGGTGAAATCGCGACAAAGACCATGGCGCCGAATGTCACCAGCGCCTATGATGCCCTCAAGGGACTGGTCGCGCTCTCCCTCAATTCGCCGGGCACCACTGAGACCATGGCGGTCATGGCGGGCTGCCCTGCAATAAACACAGGCACCTACGTTTACTTCAATGCCGCTTATGGCTATTACTTCAAGGGGAACGACGGGATTTATTACACTCTTGTGCCCTTCGGCACCCATATCCCCGGCGACCCGTCTGCAGACAGGATCACTACCGACCAGCGCGGCGAGAAGCGCCAGCAATAG
- a CDS encoding 4Fe-4S binding protein has translation MKEWTREDLERDIVGKMRAVTIPVNIRIEGEQRILDTGEIESILRKAHTITQNECGCRKMMGNCNPPIEPGDGCLGINETAEDIKKYGAREISLEQAIEGLRRTYRAGLVHMAYIFPDQETPFLICSCCECCCHSLGAARRLGYKNQVFPSRLVAVQDMATCSSCGTCVERCHFGARKIGSDVMEYSPEKCYGCGLCLETCPSGAISMEKRDGE, from the coding sequence ATGAAAGAATGGACCAGGGAGGATCTGGAGAGAGATATCGTGGGAAAGATGAGGGCTGTCACAATCCCGGTGAATATCAGGATAGAGGGAGAGCAGCGTATCCTTGATACGGGAGAGATAGAATCCATTCTCAGAAAGGCTCACACCATTACGCAAAATGAATGCGGATGCCGGAAAATGATGGGAAACTGCAATCCCCCCATCGAGCCTGGTGACGGATGCCTCGGCATCAACGAAACCGCAGAGGATATAAAAAAATATGGCGCCAGAGAGATTTCGCTGGAGCAGGCCATCGAAGGTCTCAGAAGGACTTACCGGGCCGGCCTTGTGCATATGGCCTATATCTTTCCCGACCAGGAAACCCCTTTCCTGATCTGCAGCTGCTGTGAATGCTGCTGCCATTCCCTCGGGGCGGCAAGGAGGCTTGGTTACAAGAATCAGGTTTTTCCTTCACGGCTTGTGGCAGTCCAGGATATGGCCACCTGCTCCTCCTGCGGCACCTGTGTTGAGCGATGTCACTTCGGAGCCAGGAAGATAGGGAGCGATGTCATGGAGTATTCCCCTGAAAAGTGCTACGGATGTGGGCTGTGTCTTGAAACCTGTCCCTCCGGAGCAATCAGCATGGAGAAAAGGGATGGTGAATGA